Proteins encoded in a region of the Hippocampus zosterae strain Florida chromosome 11, ASM2543408v3, whole genome shotgun sequence genome:
- the LOC127610694 gene encoding core histone macro-H2A.2 — protein sequence MSARGGKKKVTKLSRSSRAGVIFPVGRMMRYLRTGTHKYRIGMGAPVYMAAVIEYLAAEILELAGNAARDNKKGRITPRHIKLAVANDEELNQLLRGVTISNGGVLPRIHPELLSKKRGSRVKPDSQASVPEKKALRAKSTKAVKPLKKVKGKRGRKPKNTAKDKESVPNSTVEDGPGDGFTILSAKSLFLGQKLSLTVTEIGKIGTIKVDAIINPTNAEMDLRDGVGNALEKAGGQEFLEDVKELRKAQGPLGVASVAVSQAIGMTARVIIHCNVPQWGSDKCEEHLEKTVENCLSAAEEKKFKSLAFPSLPAGRHGFPKPTAAQLILKAISNHFVSSTNSSLKNIYFVVFDSESIGIYIQEMAKLDSK from the exons ATGTCTgccagaggggggaaaaagaaggTCACCAAGCTGTCCCGCTCATCTCGGGCAGGGGTCATCTTCCCTGTTGGCCGAATGATGAGGTATCTGCGCACCGGCACACATAAATATCGCATCGGCATGGGAGCACCCGTCTACATGGCAGCAGTCATCGAATACTTGGCAG CTGAGATTTTGGAGTTAGCCGGAAACGCCGCACGGGACAACAAGAAAGGCAGAATCACTCCGAGACATATTAAGCTGGCTGTGGCAAACGATGAGGAGCTTAATCAG CTTCTTCGTGGCGTGACCATCTCAAATGGAGGAGTCCTGCCTCGCATTCACCCGGAGCTTCTTTCCAAGAAGAGAGGAAGCCGAGTCAAACCGGACAGCCAGGCATCCGTCCCCGAGAAGAAGGCATTACGCGCCAAAAGCACCAAAGCCGTCAAACCCTTGAAAAAGGTTAAAGGCAAACGAGGGCGAAAGCCAAAG AACACTGCAAAGGACAAAGAATCTGTACCAAACTCCACGGTGGAAGATGGCCCAGGAGATGGATTTACCATCCTCTCAGCCAAGAGCCTGTTCCTTGGTCAAAAG CTTTCTCTCACAGTGACTGAAATTGGCAAAATTGGAACAATCAAGGTAGATGCCATAATTAACCCAACAAATGCAGAGATGGACCTCAGAGATGGTGTAG GGAACGCTTTGGAGAAGGCAGGAGGCCAAGAATTCCTGGAGGATGTCAAGGAACTACGGAAAGCACAGGGACCTTTGGGGGTGGCATCAG TGGCAGTGAGCCAGGCCATTGGAATGACAGCCCGCGTCATCATCCACTGCAACGTTCCACAGTGGGGGTCGGACAAGTGTGAAGAGCATCTAGAAAAGACTGTGGAGAACTGCCTCTCGGCTGCAGAGGAGAAGAAATTCAAGTCTTTGGCTTTTCCTTCACTCCCTGCTGGACG GCATGGATTCCCAAAGCCGACAGCTGCCCAACTCATTCTCAAGGCCATCTCCAACCACTTTGTGTCATCGACCAACTCCTCTCTGAAAAACATAtactttgttgtgtttgacAGTGAGAGCATCGGAATATACATTCAGGAAATGGCCAAGTTGGACTCCAAGTGA